One window from the genome of Oncorhynchus kisutch isolate 150728-3 linkage group LG21, Okis_V2, whole genome shotgun sequence encodes:
- the acat2 gene encoding acetyl-CoA acetyltransferase, cytosolic, translating to MNTESVVIVSAARTPIGSFNGSLSTVPLQDLCSVVIKDVLKRANLKPEAVSEVIMGHVLTAGHGQNPARQASVAAGIPYPVPAWSCQMVCGSGLKAVCLGVQSIQTGESTVVVAGGMESMSRAPHTVQMRAGVKMGDTTMQDSIIADGLTDAFHCYHMGITAENVAKQWGVSREAQDQFATQSQNRTEAAQKAGHFDQEIVPVMVPSRKGPVEVKADEFPRHGSNMEAMTKLRPCFLKDGSGTVTPGNASGINDGAAATVLMSQSEAQKRGLKPMARITSWAQAGLDPAIMGTGPIPAIRKAVAKAGWQLDQVDLFEINEAFAAQSIAVVKELGLNPDKVNVTGGAISLGHPIGMSGCRVLVTLLHALQRTGGQRGVASLCIGGGMGIAMCVERV from the exons atgaacactgaGTCTGTTGTCATCGTTTCTGCTGCAAGGACCCCCATTG GGTCTTTCAATGGTTCTCTGTCAACCGTGCCCCTCCAAGATCTGTGCTCTGTGGTGATCAAGGATGTCCTGAAGAGAGCCAACCTTAAGCCTGAGGCGGTGTCTGAGGTCATCATGGGGCACGTTCTGACAGCAG gtcATGGGCAGAACCCAGCCCGTCAGGCCAGTGTTGCGGCAGGTATCCCCTACCCAGTGCCTGCCTGGAGCTGCCAGATGGTGTGTGGATCTGGGCTGAAGGCAGTGTGTCTGGGCGTTCAGTCAATCCAGACTGGAGAGTCAACCGTGGTGGTGGCTGGAGGCATGGAGAGCATGAGCCGG GCTCCCCACACAGTGCAGATGCGGGCTGGAGTAAAGATGGGCGACACCACCATGCAGGATTCTATCATCGCTGATGGACTGACTGATGCTTTCCACTGCTACCACATGGGCATCACAG CTGAGAATGTGGCTAAGCAGTGGGGTGTGAGTCGCGAGGCTCAGGACCAGTTTGCCACCCAATCCCAGAACAGGACCGAGGCTGCCCAGAAAGCAGGACATTTCGATCAGGAGATTGTTCCGGTCATGGTGCCGTCCAGAAAAG GCCCAGTGGAGGTGAAAGCAGATGAGTTTCCTCGCCATGGCAGCAACATGGAAGCCATGACTAAACTCAGGCCCTGCTTCCTAAAGGACGGCAGCGGCACCGTCACCCCCGGCAACGCGTCAG gtataaatgatggagcTGCAGCAACTGTTCTAATGAGCCAATCAGAAGCTCAGAAGCGAGGCCTCAAGCCAATGGCCAGAATCACCTCCTGGGCTCAAGCCGGCCTTGACCCGGCAATCATGGGAACTGGGCCTATCCCAGCCATCAGGAAAGCG GTTGCGAAGGCCGGTTGGCAGCTGGATCAAGTGGACCTGTTTGAGATAAATGAAGCGTTCGCTGCCCAGTCCATCGCTGTAGTGAAAGAGCTTGGACTCAACCCAGATAAG GTGAATGTGACTGGAGGTGCCATCTCCCTGGGACACCCCATAGGCATGTCTGGCTGCCGGGTTCTGGTGACCCTACTGCACGCGCTCCAGAGGACTGGGGGTCAGAGGGGTGTGGCTTCTCTCTGCATTGGGGGAGGGATGGGCATTGCCATGTGTGTAGAAAGGGTGTGA